In one Dehalogenimonas formicexedens genomic region, the following are encoded:
- the cobM gene encoding precorrin-4 C(11)-methyltransferase, translating into MPQVYFIGAGPGDPDLITVKGMKVLGQAQVVIYADSLVNPEVLKFARPDAEIHKSAAMNLEETTAVIEKAVAEGKLVARLQTGEPSLYGAIGEQMAELDKRGIEYAVIPGVSSLFASAAALKTELTIPEVSQTVVITRLAGRTPVPENEALHRLAANGGTLAVFLSSGMVSAVVAELLKGGRTAETPVAVVYRASWPEEKVIRTTIANLASDVSKAGISRQALIIVGDVLAAKDKGLVSKLYDKGFSHGYR; encoded by the coding sequence ATGCCCCAAGTATATTTTATCGGCGCCGGCCCGGGCGACCCGGACTTGATCACCGTTAAAGGGATGAAAGTTCTCGGGCAAGCCCAGGTTGTCATCTATGCCGATTCGCTGGTTAATCCCGAGGTTTTGAAATTCGCTCGTCCGGATGCCGAGATCCATAAGAGCGCTGCGATGAACCTCGAAGAAACAACGGCCGTAATCGAAAAGGCCGTCGCCGAGGGCAAACTGGTAGCGCGGCTGCAGACCGGCGAGCCGAGCCTCTACGGCGCCATCGGCGAACAGATGGCTGAGTTGGACAAGCGGGGTATCGAATACGCCGTCATCCCCGGCGTGAGTTCCCTGTTCGCTTCCGCCGCGGCCCTAAAAACAGAGCTGACGATACCGGAGGTCAGTCAGACGGTAGTCATTACCCGGCTAGCCGGCCGCACCCCGGTGCCGGAAAACGAAGCGCTGCACCGGCTGGCCGCCAACGGCGGCACCCTGGCGGTGTTCCTATCCTCCGGCATGGTGTCGGCGGTTGTCGCCGAACTGTTAAAAGGCGGGCGAACTGCGGAAACTCCGGTGGCTGTGGTTTACCGCGCCAGTTGGCCTGAGGAAAAGGTCATCAGGACGACCATCGCCAATCTTGCGTCCGATGTTTCGAAGGCGGGGATTTCCCGCCAGGCGCTCATCATCGTCGGCGATGTGCTAGCCGCCAAGGACAAAGGCCTGGTTTCCAAGTTATATGATAAAGGGTTTTCCCATGGATACCGTTAA
- the cobJ gene encoding precorrin-3B C(17)-methyltransferase codes for MDTVKLTIVAVTKNGTALGRRLRSVLPHSELYAQARFLDDPQSGEHPYEEPVGELIGRLFKECESMALIMANGIAVRAVAPYLKDKKSDPAVVVLDEGGENIISLLSGHLGGANALTQKIAALLGAHPVVTTASDVSHNLSPDNLAARYGWLVEPGSDLTGLAAALVNGDPVGVFQDSGETDWQATVNGYVTVYPSIDTIKNGKVAARLAITNRMVELDHAIPSVVFHPRNLVVGIGCNRGTTATEIDKAINTICQRYGLSPMSISSLASVDLKKDEQGLLEYSVERNVPLRFFPAARLAEIPVPSAPSEHALTHAGTPSVAEAAALLASGATALLVEKQAVDGQVTVAVAESVTEAKSNGKLSVVGIGPGDFADMSFRARQAIDEAEVIVGYKMYLDLIRPLLAGKTLLSSGMTKEVDRTQEAVKSAGAGKNVALISSGDAGIYGMAGLAFEVAAEMKIPVEIVVVPGISAVSAAASLLGAPLMTDFCTISLSDYLTDWPRIEKRLEYASKADFVIALYNPKSRKRPHLLEKAVNILLNHRGGGTPVGIVSDAYRPEQMVVITDLENLPKQDVGMTSIVIIGNSQTEVIGGRMVTSRGYQKKYELGETSG; via the coding sequence ATGGATACCGTTAAACTCACCATTGTAGCTGTCACGAAAAATGGCACGGCGCTAGGACGGCGCCTGCGGTCGGTGCTGCCCCATTCTGAACTTTACGCCCAAGCCCGGTTCCTCGATGACCCGCAGTCCGGTGAACATCCCTATGAAGAACCGGTCGGGGAGCTTATCGGCCGGTTGTTTAAAGAGTGCGAGTCAATGGCGTTAATTATGGCCAATGGCATTGCCGTGCGGGCCGTGGCGCCGTACCTTAAAGACAAAAAGTCCGACCCGGCAGTGGTCGTCCTCGACGAGGGCGGTGAAAACATCATCAGCCTGCTGTCCGGGCACCTGGGCGGCGCCAACGCCTTAACCCAGAAGATCGCGGCTCTATTGGGTGCGCATCCGGTGGTCACCACCGCCAGCGATGTCTCGCACAACCTGTCGCCTGACAATCTGGCGGCGCGTTACGGCTGGCTTGTCGAGCCGGGCAGCGACCTGACAGGTTTAGCCGCGGCGCTGGTCAACGGCGATCCGGTAGGCGTTTTTCAGGATTCCGGGGAAACAGATTGGCAGGCGACGGTTAACGGATATGTGACAGTATATCCCTCGATCGACACGATTAAGAATGGGAAGGTCGCCGCCCGCCTGGCGATCACCAATCGCATGGTGGAACTGGATCATGCCATACCATCGGTTGTTTTTCACCCCCGGAACCTGGTAGTTGGAATCGGTTGCAACCGGGGCACAACCGCGACGGAAATCGATAAGGCCATCAACACCATCTGCCAGCGGTATGGCTTATCGCCGATGTCCATCTCTTCTCTGGCGAGCGTCGACTTGAAAAAAGATGAACAGGGGCTGCTGGAGTATTCGGTTGAACGAAACGTACCTTTGCGGTTTTTTCCCGCCGCCAGACTGGCTGAGATCCCCGTGCCGTCCGCTCCGTCGGAGCACGCCCTCACCCATGCCGGTACACCATCGGTGGCGGAGGCCGCGGCACTATTGGCCAGTGGGGCGACCGCCCTCCTGGTTGAGAAACAGGCGGTAGATGGACAGGTCACGGTGGCCGTGGCCGAGTCCGTTACCGAGGCAAAGTCCAATGGGAAGTTGTCGGTCGTTGGCATCGGGCCGGGCGATTTCGCGGACATGAGTTTCCGGGCAAGGCAGGCGATCGATGAAGCAGAGGTCATCGTCGGCTATAAAATGTACCTTGACCTCATTCGCCCGCTCCTGGCTGGCAAGACCCTCCTGTCCAGCGGCATGACCAAAGAAGTCGACCGTACCCAGGAGGCGGTCAAATCGGCCGGCGCCGGGAAAAATGTAGCCCTCATCTCCTCCGGCGATGCCGGCATCTACGGCATGGCCGGCCTGGCGTTTGAAGTTGCGGCAGAGATGAAAATTCCGGTGGAGATCGTGGTGGTGCCTGGGATCTCGGCGGTTTCAGCCGCGGCCTCACTCCTCGGCGCGCCGCTGATGACTGACTTTTGCACCATCAGTTTGAGCGATTATCTGACCGACTGGCCGAGGATCGAAAAACGGTTGGAATACGCTTCTAAGGCTGATTTCGTCATCGCCCTCTACAACCCCAAAAGCCGCAAACGGCCTCACCTGCTGGAGAAAGCGGTGAACATTCTGCTGAACCACCGTGGCGGCGGTACCCCGGTCGGCATTGTTAGTGATGCTTACCGGCCGGAACAGATGGTGGTGATCACTGACCTCGAGAACCTACCAAAGCAAGACGTCGGGATGACAAGCATAGTCATCATCGGCAACTCACAGACTGAGGTCATCGGCGGGCGCATGGTAACCTCCCGCGGGTATCAGAAGAAGTACGAACTCGGAGAAACCTCTGGGTAA
- the cobI gene encoding precorrin-2 C(20)-methyltransferase yields the protein MAQGKLYGIGVGPGDPELVTIKALRLLREVPAIFAPCKAAGEPSLASRIVCQLDERLSPKIANLVFPMSDDEAELDAAWQAAARSVAEKLNSGIDCAFIVEGDPFLFGSFIYLFDKFAGDSNQPIEVVPGVSSITAAPARAGIPLVRGDERLAVVPAPSDREAIRRVLSEFESVVFMKINPVFDTLVGVLEEMSLLDRATVVVKATTSEERIIRRLADLKGQKPGYFSIMMVRR from the coding sequence TTGGCCCAGGGAAAACTTTACGGTATAGGCGTCGGGCCCGGCGACCCGGAACTGGTAACCATCAAGGCGTTGCGGCTTCTTCGGGAAGTCCCGGCCATCTTTGCTCCCTGTAAGGCAGCCGGCGAGCCGAGCCTGGCCTCACGCATCGTCTGCCAACTCGATGAGCGGCTCAGTCCGAAGATTGCGAATCTCGTTTTCCCGATGTCGGATGACGAAGCGGAACTCGATGCAGCATGGCAAGCTGCCGCCCGTTCCGTGGCTGAAAAACTGAATAGCGGCATCGATTGCGCTTTTATCGTGGAAGGCGATCCGTTCTTATTCGGCAGCTTCATTTATCTTTTCGATAAGTTTGCCGGCGACTCAAACCAGCCTATCGAGGTTGTTCCGGGCGTGTCGTCGATCACCGCCGCTCCGGCACGCGCCGGCATTCCGCTGGTGCGCGGCGATGAGCGTCTGGCGGTGGTGCCGGCGCCCTCCGACCGGGAGGCTATCCGCCGGGTGCTCTCCGAGTTCGAGAGCGTGGTATTCATGAAGATCAACCCGGTTTTTGACACCCTTGTCGGCGTGCTGGAAGAGATGTCGCTCCTTGACCGGGCGACGGTGGTGGTCAAGGCGACCACCAGCGAAGAGCGCATCATCCGGCGCCTGGCTGACCTGAAAGGCCAGAAGCCCGGCTATTTTTCGATCATGATGGTCCGGAGGTAG
- a CDS encoding tyrosine-type recombinase/integrase, translating into MKAYLELEELNRLADAANNLRDRLLVTMLFHMGCRISEALGIAVGDIDLNNGTVTIKHLKRRIKLKCPKCGASLGLTSVFCPKCGDKVEVAVKELRDHRKQRILPLDDELISLIKEYISRGGPVNRNGKRLLFGINRHRAWQIVKTLGEKAGLPRIINNESGKAHYVSPHKLRDAFAVFAVKRNDSGDGLRMLQEHLGHQSFDTTAKYRKVAGEEHRRWYDDLWKGDGRSTKA; encoded by the coding sequence ATGAAAGCCTACCTTGAATTAGAAGAGCTCAACCGCCTGGCCGACGCCGCCAATAACCTCCGTGACAGGCTGCTGGTAACGATGCTGTTCCATATGGGCTGCCGAATCTCCGAGGCGCTAGGAATCGCCGTTGGCGACATCGACCTCAATAACGGCACGGTGACCATCAAGCACTTGAAGCGCCGGATCAAGCTGAAATGCCCGAAATGCGGCGCGTCTCTCGGTCTAACATCCGTCTTCTGCCCGAAGTGCGGCGATAAGGTAGAAGTTGCGGTTAAGGAACTCAGGGATCACCGCAAACAGCGGATTCTCCCATTAGATGACGAGCTCATCTCCTTAATCAAGGAATACATTTCGCGCGGCGGTCCGGTCAATCGTAACGGCAAACGACTCCTTTTTGGCATCAATAGGCATCGAGCCTGGCAGATCGTTAAAACACTTGGGGAGAAAGCCGGGCTGCCGCGGATTATCAATAACGAATCCGGCAAGGCCCACTACGTCTCACCGCACAAGCTCCGGGACGCTTTCGCCGTTTTTGCGGTGAAACGCAACGACTCCGGCGACGGCCTGCGGATGCTCCAGGAACACCTCGGGCATCAGTCTTTCGACACCACCGCCAAATACCGCAAAGTCGCCGGAGAGGAACACCGCCGCTGGTACGATGATCTTTGGAAGGGCGATGGTCGTTCCACTAAAGCCTAA
- a CDS encoding DegV family protein: MAIKVVTDSTADIPSQLVKDLGIVVVPSYVIFGSKSYRGGIDIAADEFYRKLLHEPVLPTTSQPTPQDFVEVYNQLAKEADGIISIHISSKLSGTINSAEHAKKLANVNCPIEVIDTQNLTMALGLIVIAAARMTRAGKGLTEVADAVRKMVPSTRLLILFDTLEYLAKGGRIGKAKSMLGSILNVKPLLTLKEGEFVPATQAHSRTKGKEKLLEFLKNAKDIEDLAIIYSTTPDEAKELAASITAIPQARIIIAQVGPVLGVHSGPGALGIALRTKE; the protein is encoded by the coding sequence ATGGCTATTAAAGTAGTTACCGATAGCACCGCTGATATTCCGTCTCAGTTGGTAAAAGATCTGGGCATCGTGGTAGTACCTTCATACGTGATCTTTGGAAGTAAATCATATCGTGGCGGGATCGATATAGCCGCGGACGAGTTCTATCGTAAGCTTCTTCATGAGCCTGTGCTGCCTACCACCTCCCAGCCCACCCCGCAGGATTTCGTAGAAGTCTATAACCAGCTTGCCAAGGAAGCCGACGGTATTATCTCTATTCATATTTCTTCCAAACTGAGTGGCACAATCAACTCCGCCGAACACGCCAAAAAGCTGGCCAATGTCAATTGCCCTATTGAAGTCATTGATACACAGAACCTAACAATGGCGTTGGGTTTGATTGTCATCGCTGCCGCCAGAATGACCAGAGCAGGCAAGGGATTGACTGAAGTCGCCGATGCCGTCAGAAAGATGGTGCCTAGTACCAGGCTACTGATCCTCTTTGACACGCTGGAATACTTAGCCAAGGGCGGCCGGATTGGCAAGGCCAAGTCAATGCTCGGTTCAATACTGAATGTTAAACCGCTGCTGACACTCAAAGAGGGTGAATTTGTGCCGGCGACCCAGGCGCACAGTCGCACCAAGGGCAAGGAAAAACTGTTAGAGTTCCTAAAAAATGCTAAAGATATCGAAGACCTAGCAATTATCTACAGCACCACTCCCGATGAGGCAAAAGAGCTAGCCGCTAGTATCACGGCAATCCCCCAAGCCCGCATAATCATCGCCCAGGTGGGTCCGGTGCTGGGCGTTCACAGTGGGCCAGGGGCGCTGGGCATTGCGCTGAGAACCAAGGAATAG
- a CDS encoding PadR family transcriptional regulator — protein MQNRLFPKGSCKYLILDLLAQKACYGYQIIGEISECFDGVYKPSAGMIYPALDWLVSAKHIVAKDCDGRKVFSITPQGFIFLNDCMPALREAKKHMKTNWKAASQKALKKTLAAHKDMLPLIKRRLPELTREQAREITRALDRAHKVVDLAISSRAPVKHAISAKKPVSPRIIAWDVVKPQQIQQAQATAAPGTPPKRGKAYEYYIKGDGRGPYPNIQQAMNALDIPLAERPTHLRYERLGRQFKERLVRREIQIASVSTGTQTKSQKTSRVPASDR, from the coding sequence ATGCAAAACCGACTTTTTCCGAAGGGCAGTTGCAAGTACCTCATCCTCGACCTTTTAGCACAGAAGGCATGCTACGGTTACCAGATCATCGGCGAAATCTCCGAGTGCTTCGATGGGGTCTACAAACCCTCGGCAGGCATGATCTACCCGGCCTTGGATTGGCTGGTCTCCGCGAAACATATTGTCGCCAAAGATTGCGACGGCAGAAAGGTCTTCTCGATCACCCCGCAGGGGTTTATTTTCCTCAACGACTGTATGCCGGCGCTCAGAGAAGCCAAAAAGCATATGAAGACAAACTGGAAAGCGGCCAGCCAGAAGGCGCTGAAGAAAACACTAGCCGCCCACAAAGACATGCTTCCGCTTATAAAGAGGCGTTTGCCGGAGCTAACGAGGGAGCAGGCACGGGAAATAACGCGTGCCTTGGATAGAGCCCACAAGGTTGTTGACCTGGCCATAAGCAGCAGGGCACCGGTAAAGCATGCGATTTCTGCCAAGAAACCGGTATCGCCTCGCATCATTGCCTGGGATGTCGTCAAACCTCAACAAATCCAACAGGCTCAGGCGACCGCGGCGCCTGGCACGCCGCCAAAAAGAGGGAAGGCGTATGAGTATTACATCAAGGGAGATGGGCGAGGGCCATACCCGAACATCCAACAGGCAATGAATGCGCTTGATATCCCACTGGCGGAAAGGCCCACGCACCTTCGCTATGAACGGCTGGGCAGACAGTTCAAGGAGCGTCTGGTCCGACGAGAAATTCAGATTGCCTCGGTATCAACGGGTACCCAAACCAAGAGCCAGAAAACCAGCCGCGTACCAGCAAGCGACAGATAA
- a CDS encoding cobalt-precorrin-5B (C(1))-methyltransferase, whose protein sequence is MPRPDRGQLKRGFTTGACAAAAAKAAAEALIKQSAVPSVVITMTTGENVTFTISECRFTGAEAVCAVIKDAGDDPDITHGATIVATVEWRDRPGIELKGGDGVGTVTRPGLEIPVGEPAINPVPRRMIRDEVSKALGPETRGVTVTVSVPGGEALARRTLNPRLGIVGGLSILGTTGIVIPYSLDAYKASIPQSVSIAKACGCTKVVASTGRRTEKYAQSANNLGEECFILVGDFMDEALKACVEKEVFEAEIWCMVGKASKLAAGEINTHFTKSDINITLLVGIAAGLGASDVLQTELATTVMANEFMSVLPIEMVPEFCRHLSQIAAARCSEFAGCRVKVVCIVCDYEGKILGRSDD, encoded by the coding sequence ATGCCGCGGCCTGACCGGGGACAACTCAAGCGCGGCTTCACCACCGGCGCCTGCGCCGCCGCGGCGGCCAAAGCGGCGGCAGAGGCGCTGATCAAGCAGAGTGCGGTGCCTTCTGTCGTTATAACGATGACTACCGGCGAAAACGTCACTTTTACAATTTCCGAGTGCCGTTTCACCGGCGCCGAGGCCGTCTGCGCTGTCATCAAGGATGCCGGCGACGACCCGGATATCACCCACGGCGCTACGATCGTTGCAACTGTGGAATGGCGAGATAGACCGGGGATCGAACTGAAAGGCGGTGATGGCGTCGGCACCGTCACCCGCCCCGGCCTTGAGATACCGGTGGGAGAACCGGCCATCAACCCGGTGCCCCGGCGCATGATACGCGATGAAGTCTCCAAAGCGCTAGGACCGGAGACCCGCGGCGTCACCGTCACCGTGTCGGTGCCCGGTGGCGAGGCGTTAGCCCGGCGGACCCTTAATCCGCGGCTGGGCATAGTTGGCGGGCTGTCGATACTGGGCACTACCGGAATCGTTATCCCGTATTCACTGGACGCCTACAAAGCCAGCATCCCGCAATCGGTGAGCATTGCCAAGGCCTGCGGCTGCACCAAGGTTGTTGCCTCCACTGGCCGCCGTACCGAAAAATACGCCCAATCGGCGAACAATCTCGGTGAGGAATGTTTCATCCTGGTTGGCGATTTCATGGACGAGGCCCTCAAGGCTTGCGTTGAGAAAGAAGTCTTTGAAGCCGAGATCTGGTGCATGGTCGGTAAGGCGAGCAAGCTGGCGGCGGGCGAGATCAATACCCATTTCACCAAATCAGATATCAATATCACGTTGCTCGTCGGCATCGCCGCCGGACTTGGCGCTTCAGACGTATTACAAACGGAACTGGCTACCACGGTCATGGCCAACGAGTTCATGTCCGTACTGCCGATCGAAATGGTGCCCGAATTTTGCCGCCATCTTAGCCAAATCGCGGCGGCACGCTGCTCCGAATTCGCCGGATGCCGGGTCAAGGTTGTGTGTATCGTCTGCGACTACGAAGGGAAAATCCTGGGGCGAAGCGATGACTGA
- a CDS encoding recombinase family protein, with the protein MKAALYCRVSSEAQDTVLSLSAQLRALREFAGKNGYEVAREFIDEAESGRSTDRPAFKEMISVSRLKPPPFDTILVWKLNRFARNRGDSVTYKMLLKKQGISVVSISEPVDDSPTGHLLEGIIESVDEFYSLNMGQDIRRGQAENARRGFYNGSKPPYGYQIVKVKDGEKLRNKIEPLPEDSVPVRVVKLQFEMSLSDKGCKAIATKLNTQGFRTLKGERWGRTTVYKVLANEAYAGVSGWGSVRLENAWPAIISRDEFNLVKQKLGNKSPLAAHPRTVTSQYLLSSLLFCACGHSMSGHSAKSSSYAYYQCQRNFKQGKEACCSRSLPKDKLERIISENLKSTILTDDNLEKLVMYTNEDIRSSHRIIHDRLECVDAELREAGARLLKLYEAIETGIVTLHDLAPRIRELRNKQEELSKVRVQLDADAVVEKQEQVNLQKVKSYAGDLRVLLDEGDVLSRKAFIKTFVKGITIEGNEAKVEYRLPLPGGETETVLPIDTFGGLTFQLDAKSSLFK; encoded by the coding sequence ATGAAAGCAGCGCTGTATTGCCGAGTATCAAGCGAAGCGCAGGATACCGTTCTTTCCCTGTCAGCCCAGCTTCGGGCACTAAGGGAGTTTGCCGGTAAAAATGGATATGAGGTTGCTCGAGAGTTCATTGACGAGGCCGAAAGCGGGCGCTCGACCGACCGTCCCGCCTTTAAGGAAATGATCTCTGTGTCGCGGCTCAAACCGCCTCCGTTCGACACGATCCTTGTCTGGAAATTGAACCGCTTCGCTCGAAACAGAGGCGACTCGGTCACTTATAAGATGCTTCTTAAGAAACAGGGCATCTCGGTGGTGTCCATCAGCGAGCCGGTCGATGATTCACCCACCGGCCATCTGCTCGAAGGCATTATCGAGTCGGTCGATGAATTCTACAGTCTGAACATGGGGCAGGACATCCGCCGCGGCCAGGCGGAGAATGCCAGGCGAGGCTTCTACAATGGTTCCAAACCGCCCTATGGTTACCAGATCGTCAAGGTGAAGGATGGGGAAAAGCTGAGGAATAAGATCGAACCGCTGCCGGAAGACTCGGTACCCGTCCGAGTCGTTAAACTCCAGTTTGAAATGTCTTTGAGTGACAAGGGCTGCAAAGCCATCGCCACGAAGCTCAATACCCAGGGTTTTCGAACCCTCAAGGGAGAGCGCTGGGGCCGGACCACCGTATATAAGGTGCTCGCCAACGAAGCCTACGCTGGCGTCTCCGGCTGGGGATCGGTCCGCCTGGAAAACGCCTGGCCTGCTATCATCTCCCGCGACGAATTCAATCTCGTTAAACAGAAGCTGGGGAATAAAAGCCCGCTTGCCGCTCACCCGAGGACCGTCACCAGCCAGTACTTGTTGTCCAGCCTTCTATTTTGTGCCTGTGGCCACTCCATGTCCGGCCACAGCGCCAAATCCAGCAGCTATGCCTACTACCAGTGCCAGCGTAACTTCAAACAGGGGAAGGAGGCTTGTTGTTCACGCAGCCTGCCCAAAGACAAACTCGAGCGAATTATTTCCGAGAATCTCAAATCAACGATCCTTACTGACGACAATCTCGAAAAACTCGTGATGTACACCAATGAGGATATTCGATCGAGCCATCGTATCATCCATGATCGTTTGGAGTGTGTTGATGCTGAACTCAGGGAAGCCGGCGCCCGTTTGTTAAAGCTGTACGAGGCAATCGAGACTGGGATAGTCACTCTTCACGATCTGGCTCCCCGAATCAGGGAGTTGCGGAACAAGCAGGAAGAGTTGAGTAAAGTGAGGGTACAACTCGATGCCGACGCAGTGGTCGAGAAACAGGAGCAAGTGAATCTTCAAAAGGTCAAGTCGTATGCCGGTGATTTACGGGTCTTACTTGACGAAGGCGATGTGTTGAGCCGGAAAGCGTTCATCAAGACTTTTGTGAAAGGGATTACTATCGAAGGTAACGAGGCCAAGGTGGAATATAGGCTCCCGTTGCCGGGAGGGGAGACCGAAACAGTTCTACCTATTGATACCTTTGGTGGACTAACCTTTCAACTTGATGCTAAATCCAGCCTCTTCAAGTGA
- a CDS encoding bifunctional cobalt-precorrin-7 (C(5))-methyltransferase/cobalt-precorrin-6B (C(15))-methyltransferase — translation MTDNLVHIVGVSGGRECIPPATSEIIDRAELLIGGARLLKMFPEINAEKLAIGNNLSEVITTIKHALTHRRVVVLASGDPNCYGIARNLTEALGTEQVKIIPGVSSFQQAFAAVKLPWDDAVLSSVHARPIEDIIGLVRRASKVALLTDKDHTPSNVARALIEAGIERQVYICQDLGTSDQRVYSGSLEETAKTEFSPLNVMILVSGPLPEKSSMPLIGQVDESFSQRTPDKGLITKMEVRAVSLAKLALREDSVVWDIGAGSGSVSIEAARLARRGHIFAVERSPESLEGLKANVEKFGLGNVSVIAGSAPGALAGLPDPDAVFIGGSGGSMADVLAMVAGKLRRGGRIVINLATLENLAEASRSLQTLGFDTDTLLVNIARSRAIGNLTRLEPLNPVFIVTATRQGEDK, via the coding sequence ATGACTGATAATCTGGTTCATATTGTAGGCGTAAGCGGCGGGCGTGAGTGTATTCCCCCGGCTACGAGTGAAATCATAGATCGGGCGGAGTTGCTCATCGGTGGCGCTCGATTACTGAAGATGTTCCCCGAAATCAACGCCGAGAAGCTAGCGATCGGCAACAACCTGTCCGAAGTCATTACTACCATAAAGCATGCGCTCACCCACCGCCGGGTGGTGGTATTGGCTTCCGGAGATCCCAACTGCTACGGCATTGCCAGGAACCTAACCGAGGCGCTGGGAACGGAACAGGTCAAGATCATACCGGGGGTGAGTTCTTTCCAACAGGCTTTCGCCGCGGTCAAGCTGCCCTGGGACGATGCGGTACTATCCAGCGTCCACGCCCGTCCTATCGAGGACATCATCGGCCTGGTGCGCCGCGCCTCCAAGGTGGCGCTATTGACCGATAAAGATCACACTCCATCGAACGTCGCCAGGGCTTTGATCGAAGCCGGGATCGAGCGACAGGTCTACATTTGTCAGGACCTGGGCACCAGCGACCAACGGGTCTATTCCGGTTCCCTCGAGGAAACGGCGAAGACGGAGTTCTCGCCCCTCAACGTGATGATACTGGTCAGCGGGCCGCTGCCTGAGAAATCGTCGATGCCATTGATCGGCCAGGTGGACGAGAGTTTCAGCCAGCGCACCCCGGACAAGGGACTCATCACCAAGATGGAGGTCCGGGCTGTCAGCCTGGCCAAACTGGCTCTCCGGGAAGACAGCGTGGTCTGGGATATCGGCGCGGGCAGCGGTTCCGTCTCCATTGAAGCCGCCCGGCTGGCACGCCGCGGTCATATCTTTGCCGTGGAACGTTCGCCCGAAAGCCTTGAAGGATTGAAGGCCAACGTCGAGAAATTCGGCCTTGGAAACGTCTCCGTGATCGCCGGCAGCGCGCCCGGGGCGCTGGCCGGGTTGCCCGATCCGGACGCCGTCTTCATCGGCGGCAGCGGCGGCAGTATGGCAGATGTCTTAGCTATGGTAGCGGGTAAGCTCAGGCGCGGCGGGCGCATCGTCATCAACCTTGCCACTCTTGAAAACCTCGCGGAGGCCAGCCGCTCACTTCAGACTTTGGGTTTTGATACCGATACGCTTTTGGTAAATATTGCACGTAGCCGGGCTATCGGCAACCTGACCCGGCTGGAACCGCTGAACCCGGTTTTCATCGTTACCGCAACTCGGCAAGGGGAGGACAAATAG